The following is a genomic window from Candidatus Dormiibacterota bacterium.
CGCTGCGCGTAAGGCATCCCAGGGCGGCGGCGGCGGACGCGGCGGTTTCGGCGGCGGCGCCGGCGGCGCCCAGCGCGAGAAGTTCCGCGCAACGTGCAGCCAGTGCGGCGGTGTGGCAGAAGTGCCGTTCCAACCGCGCGGCGATAAGCCGGTCTACTGTCGCGATTGTTTCGCCAGTCGTCCGTCCTACCGCTAACTATCCTATCGGATAATCCAAAGGGCCCGATTTTATCGGGCCCTTTGCATTTACAGCTTCGCTTAACGCGAGCGGCGAGCTTCCCCGGCACGGTATCGATAAACGATCCGAGCCTTGGAGAGATCATAGGGAGACATTTCGAGATCGACTCGATCGCCCATGAGGATCTTAATCCGATGCCGGCGCAACCGCCCGGCGATGTGCGCGAGGACGGTATGACCGTTCTCCAACTCCACGGCAAACGTCGCGCTGGGATAAATTTGCGTGATCGTGCCGAATACTTCCAGCGGAGCCTCTTTAACTTGGGACGGCTCTGCCGCCCGGGGGGTCTTGGGCCTAGCGGCCCGGCGGCCCGCTATGATGGGCCCACTTTCTGGCTATTCATCCCCCTACTCTACACCATAGCCGCTAGTTTTCGCTCGCACCGACATCTGAAAGGGATGGCTTCGTGAAACTCTCTCGTCCAAACTGGTCGAATGGCCTGGGGATCCTTGGGATCCATCTGGGAGCCCTACTCATCTTTCTGCCCGGCATGTTTACCTGGTCGGGCCTGGCGGTGGCGGCGGCGATCGCGTACGCGACGGGCGCCTTGGGCGTCACCCTGAACTACCATCGCACCCTGACGCACCGCAGCCTGCGCATGATCAAGCCGCTTGAGTACCTCACGGCGATCTTCGGAGCGCTGGCGCTGCAGGGAGACCCGATCACCTGGGTTGCGACCCACCGCATCCACCACGCGCACTCCGATCGCAAGGGCGACCCGCATACCGTGCGGCGCGGCCTGACGTGGGCGCACATCCTGTGGCTCTTCCGGACCAACAAATACGTGCCGTCGCCCGAGGAGAAGCGGCGCTACTGCCCCGACCTCTACGCCGATAAGTTTTACGTGGTCAGCGGCTACCTGCACATCCCCCTGCAGCTCTTGCTGGCAGCGGGGCTCTTTGCACTCGGCGGCTGGTCGTGGGTCGTGATGGGCATCTTCTTGCGCTTGGTCTTCACCTACCACACGACGTGGCTCGTCAACAGCGCATCGCATGCGGTCGGATACCGCACCTACCGAACGACCGATCGCTCGACCAACTCCTGGTGGGTCGCGCTGGTCTCGTTCGGCGAGGGTTGGCATAATAACCATCATGCGTTTCCGTTCTCGGCGCGCCACGGCATGGCTTGGTGGGAAATCGATCTCACGTGGTGGCACATCAAACTGCTGCGCACCCTGCGCATGGTCGATCGCATTCGCGTGCCCTCGATGGAAATGCGCGAACGGCTGCGCGTGGGAATTCGCCGCCCGTCTCGCGTAGGTTAACCCGCCGAAACATTCTGGAGCACCCAAAGCATTGAGTTATGATAAACGGCGCTGGAAACGCGTCGCTGCTGACGAACGCGGCCCGTGCAAAACGCCGGGCTGCCAGAACGAAGCGCGCGAGCAGTGCCGGCGCGGCACGTGTAAAGAGCTGCATTGTGAGGAGCACAAGGGCGGGCATACGGCCATCCACACGCTCCTGAAAAAGCGGGGATTCGCGCGCTAACCCGCGAGCTGCACGAGATCGAAGCCGCCCTCGCGAGCGAACCCGACGCGGTCGCGTTGCTGATGCGCCGAGCTGCGTTGCTCGACGCGCTGGGACGCACTACGCCGGCTACCGATGCCTATATCGACGTGCTCCGGCGTGAGCCCGGGCACGGTGAGGCGCTGGCGAAT
Proteins encoded in this region:
- a CDS encoding fatty acid desaturase, with the protein product MKLSRPNWSNGLGILGIHLGALLIFLPGMFTWSGLAVAAAIAYATGALGVTLNYHRTLTHRSLRMIKPLEYLTAIFGALALQGDPITWVATHRIHHAHSDRKGDPHTVRRGLTWAHILWLFRTNKYVPSPEEKRRYCPDLYADKFYVVSGYLHIPLQLLLAAGLFALGGWSWVVMGIFLRLVFTYHTTWLVNSASHAVGYRTYRTTDRSTNSWWVALVSFGEGWHNNHHAFPFSARHGMAWWEIDLTWWHIKLLRTLRMVDRIRVPSMEMRERLRVGIRRPSRVG
- the infA gene encoding translation initiation factor IF-1, with protein sequence MEVFGTITQIYPSATFAVELENGHTVLAHIAGRLRRHRIKILMGDRVDLEMSPYDLSKARIVYRYRAGEARRSR
- a CDS encoding zinc-ribbon domain containing protein; amino-acid sequence: MYQDETLSCVDCSRQFTFSAGEQEFFAMKGFQNKPNRCPDCRAARKASQGGGGGRGGFGGGAGGAQREKFRATCSQCGGVAEVPFQPRGDKPVYCRDCFASRPSYR